In uncultured Bacteroides sp., one genomic interval encodes:
- a CDS encoding family 10 glycosylhydrolase, with product MKIKTFLATFLMVCCSLYTIAHNLPKREFRGVWLHTINGDYTGKSTNEFKTYLIGQLNTFQKAGINAVLFQVRPEADAFYPSKLEPWSRFLTGTQGVEPSDDFDPMAFVIDECHKRGMEFHAWVNPYRVQLNISSKLAPTHIYYQHPEWFVVYGNQRFFNPGLPQSREFINKVMKDIVSRYDVDAIHMDDYFYPYPIAGKEFSDEEAFQTYGVPGGFEGQKDNWRRNNVSCLIRELHETIREIKPWVKFGVSPFGIYRNKKNTLDGIGSETNGLQNYDELYADVLLWIRNGWVDYNIPQIYWEIGNKAADHETLVNWWATYSYDRPFFIGQDIERTAKFADLNKPDINQLPRKMQLSRTTPNVMGNCFWSGKALLGNPGNSLTVLANTYQCYPALPPVFTFMDDKAPKNVGGLKAIWTEDGYILMWKEPKAKDEMDKAFNYCVYRFENKEKVNLNDPSKIVAVTRTCYYKLPYDTGKVKYRYVVTALDRLHNESKMKSKKIKL from the coding sequence ATGAAGATAAAGACTTTTTTGGCAACCTTCCTGATGGTTTGCTGTTCGCTCTACACTATTGCACATAATTTGCCGAAACGCGAATTTCGAGGAGTATGGTTACACACTATCAACGGAGATTATACCGGAAAATCAACAAACGAATTTAAAACCTACCTGATTGGTCAACTCAACACTTTCCAAAAGGCAGGAATCAATGCTGTCTTGTTTCAGGTTCGTCCCGAAGCGGATGCGTTTTATCCTTCCAAATTAGAACCTTGGAGCCGTTTCCTTACAGGAACTCAAGGTGTAGAACCATCCGATGATTTTGATCCAATGGCTTTTGTTATAGATGAATGTCATAAGAGAGGTATGGAGTTTCATGCATGGGTTAATCCTTACCGTGTACAATTGAATATTAGTTCAAAGTTGGCTCCAACACATATTTACTATCAACATCCGGAGTGGTTTGTTGTATATGGCAATCAACGCTTCTTTAACCCAGGATTACCTCAATCTCGTGAATTTATAAATAAAGTGATGAAAGATATTGTGTCTCGTTATGATGTAGACGCAATTCACATGGACGATTATTTCTATCCTTATCCTATTGCAGGAAAAGAATTTTCTGACGAAGAGGCATTTCAGACCTATGGTGTTCCTGGTGGCTTTGAAGGTCAGAAAGACAATTGGCGTAGAAATAATGTTAGTTGCCTGATTAGAGAATTACATGAAACTATACGCGAAATAAAGCCATGGGTGAAGTTTGGTGTTTCTCCTTTTGGTATTTATCGCAATAAGAAAAATACGCTTGATGGTATAGGTAGTGAGACTAATGGTTTGCAGAACTATGATGAACTGTATGCAGATGTGCTTTTGTGGATTCGCAATGGTTGGGTAGATTATAATATTCCACAAATATATTGGGAAATAGGAAACAAAGCAGCTGATCATGAAACTTTAGTGAATTGGTGGGCTACTTATTCATACGATCGTCCTTTCTTTATTGGACAAGATATAGAACGTACTGCTAAATTTGCAGACCTTAATAAACCGGATATAAATCAGCTCCCAAGAAAAATGCAACTATCACGTACTACTCCTAATGTGATGGGAAATTGTTTCTGGAGTGGAAAAGCCTTACTTGGTAATCCTGGTAACTCGTTGACTGTTTTAGCTAATACTTATCAATGTTATCCGGCTCTTCCTCCTGTATTTACCTTTATGGATGATAAGGCTCCCAAAAATGTAGGAGGTTTGAAAGCAATCTGGACTGAGGATGGCTATATTCTGATGTGGAAAGAACCAAAAGCGAAAGATGAAATGGATAAAGCATTTAACTATTGTGTATATCGCTTTGAAAATAAGGAAAAAGTGAATCTGAATGATCCTTCAAAGATTGTAGCTGTAACAAGAACTTGCTATTATAAACTGCCTTATGATACAGGTAAGGTGAAGTATCGTTATGTGGTTACAGCGCTCGACAGGTTGCATAATGAATCAAAAATGAAAAGCAAAAAGATTAAACTCTGA